The Oncorhynchus mykiss isolate Arlee chromosome 10, USDA_OmykA_1.1, whole genome shotgun sequence nucleotide sequence CACTTACCTGCTGTTTTCTGTTTCTTGATGGCAGTGGGCATAGAGGAGCTCTGCAGCCCTGTAGTCATGACAACCTGTGAGGTGGGCACTGCGATGACAGTGGGGGCCACGGGTGCTAGTGCGGCTGCCATGATGACTGTGGTCTTCTTGGTGATCTTTTTGGGGGAGTCGGAGGAGAGGGGCACCCTGCTGTCCTCATATAGTTTCCTCTTCACTGTTGTCTTTATCTGGGCTCTGCATAAAACAGAGGAGGCAACAGATTGGTTATGTGATTTTCATACAGGTTTAAACATAGGATGTATGGTAAACAAGGTCATTTGCCAACAGAGATGTCAGGAGTTGAAGTCAACCCCACCAGATGTCTTCTTTAGAAAAAAGGCAGTAAAGATACAAGATCAATGGATGAAAGATTGTAAGAGTGGGTGCAGTATGatgagatagagggggagaaagaaagattgAAAGTGTGGCGGGATAgaataaacatggattgcaagAAAGAGGGGACAGAAGGATCCTTACACAGTGCGCTCCTTAATCACAGAGCTGATACTGTTCAGATCATCACCGAAGCGCCGCACAGCTGACCGCAGCATCTCGACCTCCGTCTCTGTCCATTTGGctctggggagaggggcatagtaatgggaagaagaaaggagaagagtCAGTAGGaaggtttccattgacccagatttatcacccccaaaaaacattgccGTGCgtaatggaaacggcagataCAAGACACATTTTCTAAAGATCGGCAACATTTTATCCATTCGACGGGTGGATTTTTCCTTTGTCAAACTTTCTTAATTGCGACAAATGACGACGGAAATTGTTTTTCAAATAAATTATGATTGCCGAATCATTTTAAGGGTAGGCGGGGCATGTGATATCACATAACTATAAAGCTCCACATTTAATTCTAAAGCCAACTACTTGCAAAATCCATTTTACAACTATAAATAAATTGTTTCTTTGTAGGGCTtaaaaactattacggactacaaaagggaaacccagacgggagctgcccagtgacgcaagcctaccagacgagctaaattccttttatgctcgcttcgaggcaagcaacactgaagcatgcacaagagcaccagctgttctgtatgactgtgtgataacgctctcggtagccgatgtgagcaagacctttaaacaggtcaacattcaaagCCACGGGgctagatggattaccaggacgtgtactcaaagcatgtgcggaccaactggaaagtgtcttcactgacattttcaacctctccctgactgagtctgtaataccgacatgtttcaagcagaccaccatagtccctgtgccaaaggaagcgaaggtaacctgcctaaatgattaccgccccgtagccatgaagtgcttagaaaggctggtcatggttcacatcaacagcatcctcccggataccctagacccactccaattcgcataccgccccaacagatccacagatgacacaatctcattcgaactccacactgccctttcccacctggacaaaaggaacacctatgtgagaatgctgttcattgactgcagctcagcgttcaacaccatagtgcacaaaaagctcatcactaagctaaggaccctgggactaaacagctccctctgcatctggatcctggacttcctgacgggctgcacccaggtggtaagggtaggcaacaacacgtctaccaagctgatcctcaacactggggcccctcaggggtgtgcaCTTAGCActcacctgtactccctgttcacccacgactgcgtggccaaacatgactccaacaccattaagtttgctgatatcaacagtggtaggcctgatcaccgacaacaatgagacagcatataaggaggtcagagaactggcagtgtggtgccaggacaacaacctctctctcaaggtgaacaagacaaaggagctgaccgtggactacaggaaaaggcttgccgaacaggcccccattaacatcaacggggctgtagtagagcggGTAGAGAGTTTCATGGTCGaaacacaacaagacagtcatgaagagggcacgacaaaacctttaccccctcaggagactgaaaagatttggcatgggtccacagatcctcaaaaggttctatagctgcacaatcgagagcatcctgactggttgcatcaccacctggtatggcaactgctcggcatctgaccgtaaggtgctacaaagggtagtgtgtatggcccagtacatcactggggccaagcttcctgcaatcaaggacctatataataggcggcgtcagaggaaagcccataaaactgtcagagactccagtcacccaagtcaggctgttttctctgctaccggcaagcgccaagtctgggactaaaaggctccttaacggcttctatccccaagccataagactgctaaacaaaatggccaccggactattacattaaCGTCACCTCCATTTGttttctacactgctgctactcgctgtttatcatctatgcataatcacttcacccctacctacatgtacagtcgtggccaagttttgagaatgacatattttaattttcacaaagtctgctgcctcagtttgtatgatggcaatttacaTATACtccatgccaacagtaaagcatcctgagaccattcatgtgtgggggttgcatctcagccaagggagtgggctcactcacaattttgcctaagaacacagccatgaataaagaatagtaccaacacatcctccgagagcaacttctcccaaccatccaggaacagttttgtgacgaacaatgccttttccagcataatggagcaccttgccataaggcaaaagtgataactaagtggctctgggaacaaaaaaaatgatattttgggtccatggccaggaaactccccagacctgaatcccattgaacttgtggtcaatcctgaagaggtgggtggacaaacaaaaacccacaaattctgtccaactccaagcattgattatgcaagaatgggctgccatcagtcaggatgtggcccagaagttaattgacagcatgccaggacggattgcagaggtcttgaaaaagaagggtcaacactgcaaatattgactctctgCATCaatttcatgtaattgtcaataaaagcctttgacacttgtgaaatggttgtaattatacttcagtattccatagtaacatctgacaaaaatatctaaagacactgaagcagcaaactttgtgaaaattaatatttgtgtcactcaaaaCTGTTGGCcacgactaacctgtacccccgcacactgactcggtaccggtaccccctgtatatagccctgttattgttatgttattgtatTACTTTAGCTTATTTGCTaactattttcttaactcttcttgaactgcactgttggttaagggcttgtaagtaaggtctacacttgttgtatatggcgcatgtgacataacgtttgatttgatatgacaaggattgtcctgactttcaagaatACCTGAACTGCTTCGCCTTCTTTTTCTGGTCGGCTGGAtgcaagtttcaccatccaattatttcagatctacaggacAGCAAGTTTTACCATGGCAGGGACCGTGGAGATATGTTGGCACATGAGAATTATTAGAATATGGCAAATTAGTCAATTCTTGCGTTCTATAAATGCTGGCGTTTGTGGGCTCGtgaaacatatacagtgcattcgggaaggtattcagaccctttgactttttccactgttacgtttcagccttattctaaaatgtattaaatcgttttcccccctcaatctacacacaataacccataatgacaaagcaaaaaaaacaggtttttagaattttttgctaatttctatcaaataaaaaaacatatcaaatgtgcatatgtattcagaccctttactcagtactttgttgaagcacatttggcagcgattatagcctggagtcttctttggtatgatgctacaagcttggcacacctgtatttagggagtttctcctattcttctctgcagatcatctcaagctctgtcaggttggatggagagcatcgctgcacagttattttcaggtctctccagagatgttcgattgggttcaagtccgggctctggctgggccactcagacattcagagacttgtcccgaaaccactcttgcattgtcttggctgtgtgcttcgggttgttgtccttttggaaggtgaaccttcgcccccagtctgaggtccttcagcagatcgctctgtactttgctccgttaaccttaccctcaatcctgactagtagctgaaaaacatccccacagaatgatgctgccaccaccatgcttcaccgtagggatggtgtcaggtttcctccagacgtgacgcttggcattcaggccaaagagttcaatcttgttttcatcagaccagagaatcttgtttttcatggtctgagagtgctTTACATGGCCTTTGGCAAACTGCAAGCaggtctcggagctctacggacaattcgacctcatggcttggatattgctctgacatgcactgtcaactaagggaccttatatagacgtgtgtgcctttccaaatcaattgaatttatcacaggtggactccaatgaagtcgtagaaacatcaaggatgatcaatggaaacaggatgcacctgatctcaagtctcatagcaaagggtctgaatacacataaaaaataaaaacataacttatttacataaacatgcgaatatttctaaaaacctgtttttgctttgtcattatgtggtattttgTGTAGGTTGTTGAGGGGGGGaaagtatttaatccattttagaataaaatgcggaacatttcaagaacttttaaagtttcttcaagtgcagttgcaaaaaccatcaagcgctatgatgaaactggctctaatgaggaccgctacaggaaaggaagacccagagatacctctgctgcagagtcaactgcatctcagattgcagccattataaatgcttcacagagttcaaggaacggacacatctcaacatcaactgttcagaggagactgcgtcaaccaggccttcatggtctaattgctgcaaagataccactactaaaggacaccaagagAGAGACTTGCTTTGCTTTGAcaatagactggtggaaatctgtcctttgttctgatgagtccaaatttgagatttttggttccaaccactgtgtctttgtgagatacagAGTAGGTAAgcagattatctctgcatgtgtggttcccactgtgaagcatggaggaggaagtgtgatggtgctttgctggtgacactgatttatttataattcaaggcacacttaaccagcatggctaccatagcattctgcagcgatacaccatcccatctggtttgcacttagtcccactatcatttgtttttcaacaggacaatgacccgaaacccACCTCCAGATtttataagggctatttgaccaaggaaatTGATGGAGTGCCGCATCAGATGACcaagcctccacaatcacccgaccacaacccaattgagatggtttgggatgagttggaccgcaaagtgaagaaaaagcagccaacaagcgctcagcatgtgtgggagctccttcaagactgttggaaaaagcattcctcatgacgctggttgagagaataccaagagtgtgcaagctgtcatcaaggcgaagggtggttATTTTGaagaatatatttgatttgtttaacacttttctttgttggttactacatgattcgacAATGTAGGTTATTGCGAAAAAGTTTGTTTTTGGTGTGAcgtcattacatccagctgtttTTATTGACAAGACAGTTAAATGGAAATTAAATTGTTGCATCTATTTTCTATGCAATCTTTGTAAActgacaaaaaataaataataataataatcactgcTACCGTTATTGCTGGacaattccacggtaacagagtgatgctgagattttcaactttaaaatgtatgtcaaacaaaaacaaacgactgcaaagttaaacaaaccatataACTATGCACAACTAGCATTGGCGATTtaagcatgtaaatcttggtgtggCAAAAATTTTTAAAAGTGGAATTACataccagcaaagccactacacaacactaaataatacattaattgcactataacagtgacaaacggtgtccacaaactgttagggcctacataaagctgtcccaacaacaGTCCcgacatcttaccactgctacacctggctatcagcggagccttgtctggcagcaaaacagttcattcagcctcatttactgtctttttaaaaaacatagctgatatggctgacttgcttaaacaaatgtggtttctactgacaattgagatgtacaaacaatggcataaggggacaacaagTGGATAAAAgacaatccgtaatttcgattaagacaatgagcgagctaggacggacgtaacgttagtcaatataactatttgtttagcacttttgaaatgtacagaaaCAGAATTTAcgacatgggccgttcttacagtgctctccctgtacaccatgctagaaccgtaggataaataaagggggcatataagcagacaatgaaagctcttacaatattcaatgattacatttctctaaaacaggttataggctacagaaGAACAGTCAGAACAGTAGTcgaaattaagaggggtaaatagaccaaattattagggtgaggcacatgggctacaaacatcttactacacaacatacacttagtactACTTTCTTATCTATAGTATGCATATATCCCCGcactacagtatacatacactgctcaaaaaaattaaagggaacactaaaataacacatcctagatctgaattaatgaaatattcttattaaatacttttttctttacatagttgaatgtgctgacaacaaaatcacaaaaattatcaatggaaatcaaatctatcaacccatggaggtctggatttggagtcacactcaaaattaaagtggaaaaccacactacaggctgatccaactttgatgtaatgtccttaaaacaagtccaaatgaggctcagtagtgtaggtgtggcctccacgtgcctgtatgacctccctacaacacctgggcatgctcctgatgaggtggcggatggtctcctgagggatctcctcccagacctggactaaagcatccgccaactcctggacagtctgtggtgcaacgtggcgttggtggatggagcgagacatgatgtcccagatgtgctcaattggattcaggtctggggagcgggcgggccagtccatagcatcaatgccttcctcttgcaggaactgctgacacactccagccacatgaggtctagctttgtcttgcattaggaagaacccagggccaaccacaccagcatatggtctcacaaggggtctgaggatctcatctcggtacctaatggcagtcaggctacctctggcgagcacatggagggctgtgcggccccccaaagaaatgccaccccacaccatgactgacccaccgccaaacagGTCATGCTGGAggtgctggaggatgttgcaggcagcagaacgttctccactgcgtctccagtctttgtcacatgtgctcagtgtgaacctgttttcatctgtgaagaacacagggcgccagtggcgaatttgccaatcttggtgttctctggcaaatgccaaacatcctgcacggtgttgggcggtaagcacaacccccacctgtggacgttgggccctcatttccaccctcatggagtctgtttctgaccgtttgagcagacacatgcacatttgtggcctgctggaagtcattttgcagggctctggcagtgctcctcctgctcctccttgcacaaaggcggaggtagcggtcctgctgctgggttgttgccctcctacggcctcctccacgtctcctgatgtactggcctgtctcctggtagcgcctccatgctctggacactacgctgacagacacagcaaaccttcttgccacagctcccattgatgtgccatcctggatgagctgcactacctgagccacttgtgtgggttgtagactccatctcatgctaccactagagtgaaagcaccgccagcattcaaaagtgaccaaaacatcagccaggaagcataggaactgagaagtggtctgtggtcaccacctgcagaaccactcctttattgggggtgtcttgctaattgctaattccacctgttgtctattccatttgcacaacagcatgtgaaatgtattgtcaatcagtgttgcttcctaagtggacagtttgatttcacagaagtgtgattgacttggagttacattgtgttaagtgttccctttatttttttgagcagtgtatatccctGGTATATAACATCATTTACGAAGCAGCATACAAAAAAATGTTGGACTCACATTGTTGTGCTTGGCTCACTTGAACAGTTGATGAGGCGGTCCACCAAGTTAAGAGTTGTTTTGAGcgtggcacaaatcatgcttcattgacagcatggccaatgttgactgtttatcattttaaatttGGAAAAGAACCCCTTAATCTCAGATTtggcaccacacagccactgtcactgattccttccaaaccactgaatttgagatttccaacttgttgtgtaatgtttatgtccaatggccgatgagcaccgatacgttttatttataatttctcttcatatgacaaggattaaaaaggatttgccagtagattgaaATAAGGTGCGGGCCAGgtagcaggctgttagccagcctgccagcttagtggagtgtaccactagcacagtcagtgtagtcagctcagctatccccattgagaccgtgtctgtgcctcgacctaggttgggcaaaattaaacatggcggtgttcgccttagcaatctcactaggataaagacctcctccattcctgtcattattgaaagagatcgtgatacctcacatctcaaaataaggctacttaatgttagatcccttattttaaaggcagttatagtcaatgaactaatcactgatcataatcttgatgtgattggcctgactgaaacatggcttaagcttgatgaatttactgtgttaaatgaggcctcacctactggctacactagtgaccatatcccccgtgcatcccgcaaaggcggaggtgttgctaacatttacgatagcaaatttcaatttacaaaaaaaaaggcggtttcatcttttgagcttctgtcatgaaatctatgcagcctactcaatcactttttatagctactgtttacaggcctcctgggccatatacagcgttcctcattcaGTTCCCTGTATTCCTATCGgcccttgtagtcatagcagataatattcaaattcttggtgactttaatattcacatggaaaagtccacagacccactccaaaaggctttcggagccatcatcgactcagtgggttttgtccaacatgtctctggacctactcactgtcacagtcatactctggacctagttttgtcctatggaataaatgttgtggatcttaatgtttttcttcataatcctggactatc carries:
- the c10h17orf49 gene encoding chromatin complexes subunit BAP18 isoform X2; translated protein: MTSASTKVGEIFSAAGAAFTKLGELTMQLHPVADSSPAGAKWTETEVEMLRSAVRRFGDDLNSISSVIKERTVAQIKTTVKRKLYEDSRVPLSSDSPKKITKKTTVIMAAALAPVAPTVIAVPTSQVVMTTGLQSSSMPTAIKKQKTADVTLSALNDSDVNSDLVDIEGLGDSSNTKKLNFDQESLNLDSSLIMNSSDLPLLSR